A DNA window from Gillisia sp. Hel1_33_143 contains the following coding sequences:
- a CDS encoding AbiH family protein encodes MNRIILIGNGFDLAHGLKTSFSDFLNFYWDNIFNEISLTRKLTRFENENIVIDQIPMTFIEGENQFETIRISVENARTTLRWKNHLLKAITVKNNTEKWVDIENEYYQLLVESFKEQNNNYKISELNQDFDRIKNYLNKYITQIENNAKIENSSCRAQITSKIYSRFEFKDFTEKAINEKAKLELNKAKENFKNAQPDVFVRNKLSEVERRLIDKLGSEDDYLMIRKLLTSDSAPNYFKLFPDNILFLNFNYTKSHKHYINPNTVYFNNLDNNFNTISIHIHGTVYEKEYNPIIFGFGDEIDQNYKTIENLNDNRYLEHIKSIKYLETDNYKKLLEFINSDQYQIFIFGHSCGNSDRTLLNTLFENQNCVSIKPFYYKKQNGQDNFSELSMNITRNFNNKAVLRDKVVNKKFCEPLCLSANNGYHK; translated from the coding sequence ATGAACAGAATAATATTGATCGGAAATGGGTTCGATTTAGCTCATGGATTGAAAACATCATTTTCCGACTTTTTAAATTTTTATTGGGATAACATTTTTAATGAGATATCATTAACTAGAAAACTAACAAGATTTGAAAATGAAAATATTGTTATTGATCAAATTCCAATGACCTTCATTGAAGGAGAAAATCAATTTGAAACAATAAGAATTTCCGTTGAAAATGCAAGGACAACATTAAGATGGAAAAACCATCTTTTGAAAGCTATAACTGTAAAAAATAATACGGAAAAATGGGTTGATATTGAAAATGAATATTACCAGTTACTAGTAGAAAGTTTTAAGGAGCAAAATAACAATTACAAAATTTCAGAATTAAATCAGGATTTTGATCGTATTAAAAATTATCTGAACAAATACATAACACAGATTGAAAATAATGCTAAAATCGAAAATTCATCCTGTAGAGCACAAATTACATCTAAAATATATTCAAGATTTGAATTTAAAGATTTTACCGAAAAAGCAATTAATGAAAAAGCAAAATTAGAATTAAACAAAGCCAAAGAAAATTTTAAAAATGCCCAACCAGATGTATTTGTAAGAAATAAATTGAGTGAAGTAGAAAGAAGATTGATTGATAAATTAGGTTCGGAAGATGACTATCTTATGATAAGAAAATTATTGACGAGTGATTCTGCTCCTAACTATTTTAAATTATTTCCGGATAATATTCTCTTCTTAAACTTTAATTATACAAAGTCACATAAACATTATATAAATCCCAACACAGTTTACTTTAACAACCTAGACAATAATTTCAACACTATTTCAATTCATATACACGGCACAGTATATGAAAAAGAATATAATCCAATAATTTTTGGATTTGGAGATGAGATTGACCAAAATTATAAAACAATCGAAAATCTAAATGATAATAGATATTTAGAGCATATTAAATCTATTAAGTATTTGGAAACAGATAATTATAAAAAGCTATTAGAATTCATAAATAGTGATCAATACCAAATATTTATTTTTGGACATTCTTGTGGAAACTCAGACAGAACATTATTAAACACCCTATTCGAGAATCAAAACTGTGTTTCAATTAAACCATTTTATTATAAGAAGCAAAATGGACAAGATAACTTCAGTGAATTATCAATGAATATTACGCGAAACTTTAATAATAAGGCAGTGTTAAGAGATAAGGTTGTAAACAAAAAGTTTTGTGAACCATTATGCCTGTCAGCCAACAACGGTTATCACAAATAA
- a CDS encoding NAD(P)-dependent oxidoreductase, with translation MIKFALIKERKSPPDRRVVFSPEKLKEVVQKFPEASFKIEASDIRIFSDQEYRDAGFEVVEDVSDCDVMLGVKEVPLPYLIPDKKYFFFSHTIKKQHYNRDLLREVVSKHIELYDHEVVVKKNGHRLIGFGRYAGLVGAYNCFRALGVQNNLYILPKAKDLPDLNALLSALEKTKVPNLKFVLTGSGKVAHGAKEILDHLKIKQVSTEHYLNDKFIEPVYCLIDVLDYNAHKENKNTTNLHFYKNSEEYRSDFMKFAKVSDVFIAGHFYGDGAPVFFDKQQAASKDFNIKLIADISCDIKEPIASTIRPSTIAEPFYGYDPENGKEVDFKDKNAIMVMAVDNLPCELPRDASEGFGEMFLDKVIPSFFNGDKNGILERARMTQNGNLTERFEYLQDFLDGK, from the coding sequence ATGATAAAATTTGCCCTGATCAAAGAGCGTAAATCTCCACCGGATAGACGTGTGGTGTTTTCTCCAGAAAAACTAAAAGAAGTAGTTCAAAAATTTCCAGAGGCAAGTTTTAAGATTGAAGCCTCAGATATCAGAATATTTTCAGATCAGGAGTATAGAGATGCAGGATTTGAGGTGGTAGAAGATGTTTCAGATTGTGATGTAATGCTAGGGGTAAAAGAGGTTCCATTGCCATATCTAATTCCAGATAAGAAGTATTTCTTCTTTTCGCATACTATCAAAAAGCAGCATTATAATAGGGACCTTTTAAGAGAAGTGGTTTCAAAACATATCGAACTTTACGATCATGAAGTGGTTGTGAAAAAGAACGGACATAGACTTATTGGCTTTGGTCGCTACGCAGGATTGGTAGGAGCTTATAATTGTTTTAGAGCTTTGGGAGTCCAAAATAATTTATATATTCTACCAAAAGCTAAGGATCTACCAGATCTAAATGCCCTTTTGTCAGCTTTAGAAAAAACTAAAGTTCCTAATTTAAAATTCGTTCTTACAGGAAGTGGGAAAGTTGCACATGGCGCTAAAGAAATATTAGATCATCTAAAAATTAAGCAGGTAAGTACAGAGCATTATCTAAACGATAAGTTTATTGAGCCTGTGTATTGTCTAATAGATGTGCTGGATTACAATGCACATAAAGAGAATAAAAATACTACGAACTTGCATTTTTATAAAAACTCAGAAGAGTACAGATCAGATTTTATGAAATTCGCTAAAGTAAGTGATGTGTTTATTGCAGGTCATTTTTATGGTGATGGGGCACCAGTTTTCTTTGATAAGCAACAGGCCGCTTCTAAAGATTTCAATATTAAACTTATCGCAGATATATCTTGTGATATCAAGGAGCCCATAGCTAGTACTATAAGACCTTCTACTATTGCTGAACCTTTTTATGGATATGATCCTGAAAACGGAAAAGAGGTGGATTTTAAGGATAAGAATGCTATTATGGTAATGGCGGTAGATAATCTGCCTTGTGAATTGCCTCGAGATGCCAGTGAAGGTTTTGGTGAAATGTTTCTCGATAAGGTGATTCCATCTTTCTTTAACGGTGATAAGAATGGTATTTTGGAACGGGCAAGAATGACTCAGAATGGAAATTTAACAGAAAGATTTGAGTATCTACAGGATTTTCTGGATGGTAAATAG
- a CDS encoding universal stress protein: MYNFKNILVALDLSDIDDTLINYASFLAETLKVDKVFFVHNIKKYEISELFHEQLKDINLDEIIGDELNEKVEEKFSNSVAWEVLISEDPYTESLINYIVNKYRIDLAIIGNKNRNGGTGVVSGKLLRMLKCNILSIPNNFKPEISNIWAGTDFSQASKKVFHLTDNLLEFTKATAKAVYVYNMPVQFSPYVPKENLDLKIEKHLKERYLKFCKKLHLKHELELEIIPGRDSGVAKKLSTSAKHSNVDLLIVGDKGGNTFSSLLIGSITDELFNQDLEIAMWIAK, encoded by the coding sequence ATGTACAATTTTAAAAACATACTGGTAGCACTAGATTTATCTGACATTGACGATACCCTTATCAATTATGCTTCCTTTCTTGCTGAAACCCTTAAAGTTGACAAAGTTTTCTTTGTTCATAATATCAAGAAATACGAAATATCTGAGTTGTTCCATGAGCAGTTAAAAGATATAAATCTTGATGAGATCATTGGAGATGAGCTCAATGAAAAAGTTGAAGAAAAATTTAGTAATTCCGTAGCATGGGAAGTGCTTATTTCTGAAGATCCGTATACAGAATCTCTTATAAATTATATAGTTAATAAATATAGAATAGATCTAGCAATTATTGGTAATAAAAATAGAAATGGAGGGACTGGAGTTGTAAGCGGTAAGTTGTTACGCATGCTTAAATGTAACATTCTATCCATTCCGAATAATTTTAAACCTGAGATATCTAATATCTGGGCAGGTACCGATTTTTCTCAAGCTTCTAAAAAAGTTTTTCACCTAACAGACAATCTATTAGAATTTACCAAAGCAACCGCAAAAGCTGTTTATGTCTATAATATGCCAGTTCAATTCTCTCCCTATGTACCAAAGGAGAATTTAGATCTTAAAATAGAAAAGCATCTAAAGGAACGTTATTTAAAATTCTGTAAAAAACTTCACTTAAAACATGAGTTAGAATTAGAAATCATACCCGGTAGAGATTCTGGAGTAGCCAAAAAACTGAGTACTAGCGCTAAACATTCTAATGTAGATCTTTTGATTGTTGGAGATAAAGGAGGCAATACTTTTTCTTCCTTACTTATTGGTAGTATAACCGATGAACTCTTTAATCAGGATCTGGAAATAGCCATGTGGATTGCTAAATAG
- a CDS encoding BCCT family transporter, whose amino-acid sequence MAKKIIRSDERKSIFGLEVNGPVFFTSAIIIILIITLTLLYKERAEQYFTSIQDFVANKAGWFFILSVNIFLIFMIYLAFSKFGNIRIGGQSAKPEFKTLSWFAMLFSAGMGIGLLFWSISEPIYHFLSPPMAQGETAEAAKEAMKFTFLHWGFHAWAVYALVGLSLAYFTYSRGLPLTIRSVFYPFLGDKIYGKIGDAIDIFAVLATLFGLATSLGMGVQQIAAGLNHLFDIDSGVQTQILLIAGITLIATVSVVLGVDKGVKFLSEWNMRVAVLFLLLVVVLGPTIFIFKSFIQNTGSYFSSFLNIASWTESYTGTSWQNNWTVFYWGWWIAWSPFVGMFIARISKGRTVKEFILGVLLVPSLVTFFWISAFGSTSLHMALLGDDTIINAVNDNVATALFVFIEDYPFSFVLNIVAIILIAGFFVTSSDSGSLVVDSLTSGGKIDAPVGQRVFWALAEGTVAAVLLVGGGLQALQTASIVTGLPFALILIVMCYSLYKGLSEDLEKLKKRDSQKELENYEEIVSSIVKKRNTNQQNIQK is encoded by the coding sequence ATGGCTAAGAAAATTATAAGAAGTGATGAAAGGAAGTCCATATTCGGGTTAGAAGTTAATGGTCCAGTATTTTTTACTTCTGCCATCATTATAATTTTAATTATCACCTTAACCCTACTATATAAAGAAAGAGCAGAACAATACTTTACCTCAATTCAAGATTTTGTTGCAAATAAGGCTGGGTGGTTCTTTATTCTAAGCGTGAACATCTTTTTGATCTTTATGATTTACCTGGCATTTAGCAAGTTTGGTAATATTAGAATTGGAGGACAGTCTGCAAAACCAGAATTTAAAACACTTTCCTGGTTTGCCATGCTTTTTAGCGCAGGAATGGGAATAGGATTATTATTTTGGAGTATATCAGAACCCATATATCATTTCCTCAGTCCGCCAATGGCCCAAGGTGAAACTGCCGAGGCAGCTAAAGAGGCTATGAAATTCACGTTTTTACACTGGGGGTTTCATGCATGGGCTGTCTACGCACTAGTTGGATTATCTTTAGCTTATTTTACCTACTCCCGCGGACTTCCATTGACTATTCGTTCTGTATTCTATCCATTTTTGGGAGATAAGATCTATGGAAAAATTGGAGATGCCATAGATATTTTTGCTGTATTAGCTACTCTTTTTGGATTAGCAACTTCTTTAGGTATGGGTGTTCAACAAATAGCTGCAGGTTTAAATCATCTATTTGATATAGACAGTGGCGTCCAAACTCAAATTCTATTAATTGCAGGAATTACATTAATTGCCACAGTTTCTGTAGTATTAGGTGTAGACAAGGGAGTAAAATTCTTAAGTGAATGGAATATGCGCGTTGCAGTGCTATTCTTACTCCTAGTGGTAGTATTAGGACCAACCATTTTTATCTTTAAATCTTTTATTCAAAATACTGGAAGTTATTTTTCTAGCTTTCTAAACATTGCTAGTTGGACAGAAAGTTACACAGGGACTTCTTGGCAGAATAACTGGACGGTTTTTTATTGGGGATGGTGGATTGCTTGGTCTCCTTTTGTAGGAATGTTCATTGCTAGAATTTCTAAAGGAAGGACGGTAAAAGAATTTATTCTTGGAGTTTTACTTGTACCTTCATTAGTAACATTTTTCTGGATCTCTGCCTTTGGAAGTACTTCTTTACATATGGCTTTACTTGGAGATGACACTATTATAAATGCAGTAAATGATAATGTTGCCACTGCCCTATTTGTATTTATAGAAGATTATCCCTTTTCTTTTGTTTTAAACATAGTTGCGATCATTCTCATAGCAGGATTCTTTGTAACATCTTCAGATTCGGGATCTTTAGTGGTAGACAGTTTAACATCTGGCGGAAAGATAGATGCTCCTGTAGGCCAGCGAGTATTTTGGGCACTTGCTGAAGGAACTGTGGCTGCTGTATTGCTAGTTGGAGGTGGATTACAGGCATTACAAACAGCCTCTATAGTAACAGGACTGCCCTTTGCTTTAATATTAATTGTGATGTGCTATTCCCTATACAAAGGCCTTTCGGAAGATCTAGAAAAATTAAAAAAGAGAGACTCTCAAAAAGAATTAGAGAATTACGAAGAGATTGTTTCTAGCATCGTAAAGAAACGAAATACAAATCAGCAAAATATTCAAAAATAG
- the kdsA gene encoding 3-deoxy-8-phosphooctulonate synthase has protein sequence MKLEKIPQIKHLNANNFFLLAGPCAIEGEAMALRIAEKILSITDKLEIPFIFKGSFKKANRSRIDSFTGIGDEKALKILRKVSETFKVPSVTDIHEISDAALAAEYVDVLQIPAFLVRQTDLVVAAAETGKVVNLKKGQFMSPESMKHAVTKVTDCNNEQVMITDRGTMFGYQDMIVDFRGIPTMRQYAPTVLDVTHSLQQPNQSSGVTGGRPDMIETIARAGIVNNVDGLFIETHFDPANAKSDGANMLDLQYLEKLLTNLVAIRKTVNSLK, from the coding sequence ATGAAACTTGAAAAGATTCCACAGATAAAACATCTTAATGCCAACAACTTTTTTCTACTTGCAGGACCATGTGCTATTGAAGGGGAAGCAATGGCTTTAAGAATTGCAGAAAAGATCCTTTCTATTACAGATAAACTAGAGATCCCTTTTATTTTTAAAGGCTCCTTTAAAAAAGCAAATCGTAGTCGTATTGATAGTTTTACTGGAATTGGTGATGAGAAGGCATTAAAGATCTTAAGAAAGGTTTCTGAAACTTTCAAAGTTCCATCAGTAACAGATATTCATGAAATAAGCGATGCCGCTCTTGCGGCAGAATATGTAGATGTATTACAAATACCTGCATTCTTGGTACGCCAAACAGATCTTGTTGTGGCTGCAGCAGAAACCGGTAAGGTGGTAAACCTAAAGAAAGGTCAGTTTATGAGTCCGGAGAGCATGAAGCATGCTGTTACCAAGGTTACAGATTGCAATAATGAGCAAGTTATGATCACAGATAGAGGTACTATGTTTGGATATCAGGATATGATCGTAGATTTTAGAGGTATTCCTACAATGCGCCAATATGCACCTACAGTATTAGATGTAACCCATTCTTTACAACAACCAAATCAAAGCAGTGGCGTAACTGGTGGAAGACCAGATATGATAGAGACTATTGCGAGAGCTGGAATAGTGAACAACGTAGATGGTTTGTTTATAGAAACTCACTTTGATCCTGCAAATGCAAAAAGTGACGGAGCCAATATGCTGGATCTGCAATATTTAGAAAAGTTATTAACTAATCTGGTAGCCATCAGAAAAACAGTAAATTCTTTAAAGTAA